The genomic stretch tggagcACGCCTCTGCCACCCCGGAActgctccaggtaagcggcgccgggacggagcctgcaccccaaacccttcctgcaccctacaccccaacccccagccctgagccccctcccacactccccatccttcctgtaccccaatcccctgccccgagccccttTCTGCACACTGAAcccactcccacactccaaccccctgccccagccctacattcatggccttGCATGCaattccccacccagatgtggctaTAGGGTcgaaaagtttgcccacctctgctgtaaaGGGAGGTTGTTAAGGAACCCACGAAGGGCAAAACAATGACAGATAAAGCAGTCTTTCAGGTAcctgccttaaaaaaaaactaaaacaatggCTGGGCCTCAGTTGAGGGAAGAAACTACCTTGCTGGAACCATACAGATAAAGATATTTTTCTCTTCCCAAAGCTAGGGCTGAGATCAAAAGACTCTCAAGGGTTAAAGAAAGTGCCCTggcagagagggagaaaggaagtatcagCTCAGTGGGaagctgaaagagagagagagtcagcatGCAGCAGGGCTGACATAGAGAGCCAGAGTCTGCAGTAAGCAAGCTGTAACGTGCAGTActggtttacaatggtgccagtgGCACCAGGCCCACACTTAAATggggcccccagcccagcctgctccactcgcACTGCAACCTGAGCCGCTGGTTCCTCTCCACCTCCCCACTCACTCCTCTTGGCCAGCAGGCCCAGGGCTTCTCTATTCTCCCTGGCCCCGCCCTCCGACTGCACCCAAttccttgcccctccaccccccccccccccgcccactgctTGCTCCTCTCAGTGGCCAGCCAGCCaagggctcctctctgcccccctcatCACTGGCAGAGGAGAGGAGCCCTCAGCCACTACTGCTCCAGGTCAGTGATTGACTGTCCACTTCCACTTTCCCCGGGGTTGGAGCCCACCTCTCCCTGGTACTCTGCAGAAGCAGCGGGCTGGGGAAGTCGGTggctgcccccccacagcccctggaAGGAAATGCCTCCTCTGCCACAAGCACcagtgccaggcaggcagggctgggtggggtcCCGGGGCTGCGCTATGCTCCTGAGCTTCAGCTGTCTTGCCCCATAGCACTGTACTGGGAGGGGAGATCCCTGCTCTGCGCTagctcagcagggctggtgagtgcggccagggggcagggcttggggagtgggtctctggggagTCTGTtttggggtgctgggctgtgaggggtaTGTTGGAGAGTGCTGGGTgaggtctgtgtgtgttggggcactagggtgtgggggtgctggaCAGTTGTGATGGGGCTGCGGGCAGGCAGGCACTGGGTAGAGGTGGTGgtgtgcagggcactgtgcatttgggggggaggggggcttatGAGTGGAGCACTGGGCAGTGCGGCATGGGCCTGCCCCCacggggaaggggcatgctggtaCCACAGGGCCGGGGGGGCCAGTGTGCATCTGGCGACTGCTGGTTTGTAACCAGTGCCCTTGCACTGCACTGGGTGGAGCAgggccacccctgccatgccatgccccactGCCCCTGGCCAGACCCTCACTGCAGGGACCGGCCTCCCCATGCCATGCTCCACTGCCCCCATgagggcccacaaaaggttaatccagccctggtaaCTTGGTGCCCACAGAACAAGGGACAACAAGGCTAAGTCATGTCTACCTaggacttggggggtggggggggagaagagatgcCAAGTGTAGGTAAGACAATAGGCGTTTATGTCTCTGATTTTTAAATCTACTTCTTTACATTCTGTGTATTGTTTGGGCAAATAATTCCTACTTTGTTTTGTACACGCTGCTTCTGTATCACTGCATAGACTCCTGAAAGGCAATTCTGGCAGGGTCCAAGCCCAGTTGGATCTGCTAGGTAACAAAGCTGGCACCCAAGGAGGGGCCCAAAGATCCAGTCAGATAATGTTTAGATTGTGGCATCTCAGCCCAAAGAGATATGGAGGGATGGACCTGCCACTTGCAAGAGGTGCACTCAGGAGGACTGGAAGAGGATCTAAAAGGGCAGCCTACCTAGGGACAGTGACAAACAAAACTTCTTCAAATCAGGCACCAggtgtgacagagtggggatCCAGAAAATGAACACACAATTAGCaaacacctgtgaaaagtttaagTTAAATTTAAGTTTGACGTTAAAGGGACTTGCTCAGATCACATAGGAACTCAAAGAAGGGGATAGAAGCTAGTTTTCCAAAGTGGCATCCAACGGTATTAACCACAAGAcagtctctctcttcctgcagtcccttgCCTTCCAATTCCTGCAATAAATGAGGAAGGGGCCCTACAGACCCCTTTCTCACTACACAACCCTAATTCATTCCACAAGCACTGCCAATCCTGTACACtgcatgaggcaggggtcctgtgtgGCGGCAGGAGGTGGGAAAAGAGCATTATATGCACTAGGAAGCAGAATTAATGTTGCGCAGGCAACCTGCATTCTGGCATTGCCTAGGTTTAAGTGCTTAACTTTGTACCCTTAAGATCTTTTCTATGTCGTTtcctaaatttttaaaaagcaaactgtaaaacagaaattccatcctgtgaAACCACAGTGACCCTCCCCTGTGATATCTGTGGGGTTGgcacctttagatccacagcacaagTAGGAGAGGGCTGAGCTAATGGAGGAACAAGCGACAGTAGTAAGCTGTTAATCTCTGTGTGGACCAGTCATGGgcaggaaataaaacattttgcgAGTGGGTTTCAGATAATTGTTAGACAGCAAAGAGGTGTTGATTTTGGAATCCTGGATTCTATTGAAGTTTCTGGAGAGAAGTGTACTCTAGTGGATAGAGACCCTTCTGTCCCATTccctgcacccacccaccccggCTCCCCAGCAACACACAACATCCAGCTTGTCCCTTTTTATACCTCTTCCATCTCCCCAAATGTTTCAAGTTTGGCAAATTACAAGCAACTGATTACGTGGCCTTGTAACAAAGTGTTAGCCAACTTTAATTATAGGTGTTGCtgccagctctgcctataataaATTGCATTCCATCCCTCCTCATTTGTTTTTCTGCTTTCTATAGAGTGCCTGATTCTGTGAGCCATTACTCATCtgaataacttcactgaagtcagaggaatTATCCGTGTACAGGCTCGCAAGACCTGGCCCCTAGACTGAGGGTATTTTCAGGATACGGAACTTGTCTATGGAGGTGTCTATAGAAACCTACCAAACTATTAGCATTATTTTTCACAGGTGCTGGGAAGTGGGAGGATTGTTCTTAAATATCTTAAATGTtcgtgtgtcaaggttccttccccactctgaactctaggatacagatgtggggacctgcatgaaaacctcctaagcttacttttaccagcttaggctaaaacttccccaaggtacaaactattttaccctttgcccttggacttccactgccaccaccaaacgtttatctggatttattttattaggaaagtgttgtttggaaacgtctttcccccaaaaatcctcccaacccttgcaccctacttcctggggaaggtttggtaaaaatcctcaccaatttgcataggtgaccacagacccaaacccttggatcttaagaacaatgaaaaaagcattcaggtcttacaagaagaattttaatagaagaaacagtaaaaaaagtagtaacaataaaaagaatcacctctgtaaaatcaggatggtaaataccttacagggtaatcagattcaaaacatagagaatccctctaggcaaaaccttaagttacaaaaagacacacagacagaaatatccattctattcagcacagtctaatttctcatccatttaaagaaaccataatctaacgcatacctagctagattacttactaagttttaagactccattcctgttctgtccccagcaaaagcatcacacagacagacagatttgttttctccctccctccagctttgaaagtatcttgtcacctcactggcacctgaccaaaatgaccaatgaggttatcctagcttcttaaccccttacaggtgagaggatttttcctctggacaggagggatcttaaagggatttacccttccctttatatttatgacatcgtGGTAATGGATTTTTCtgcataatttaaaaagaaataggaCATACCTGAGTGTTGAGATGTATGGTGCAGGCTATGAACAAATGATTTATTGGTTTTGTTGAGTGGCAATCAGTGAATTAGATTAACTGTTAAGCACCGTCAACGTGCTCAGCGCATCCATGACATGGAAGATGGCAGCCTCTGCCCCAAGAAGCTTATGTGCAGTATCACGTCTAACCCTATATATTGATCAGAATAGGACCTTATACTTAAAAAAGGAGGCCTAGACTATATTGCAACAACTGTTATTGGATCTTCACAGTCAAAATGAGACATTACTGGATGCTTTGTAagttttaaatattaaacagCTTATGTAATGTTTGTCCATCAGCCTTTGGTTTTGAGAGAAGAAACTATTTTTATGTCCCATTAAAAAGGATTTGTCAAAATATCAGTTTTCAGCAATGTACAGATGAAGTTGTGCAACTTCTTAGTCTACTTGCAACAAGAAGTGTGGAAGATCCCATTCAGAAACTGCAATTTTAgacaatttattttaaagggaGGCTGCCCTGATTAAAAATTCCAGCAACAATTAATTATATGTTCAAGTACTTGACACTGATGATCTGTTTAATATTGCAGAAATTAAATTTCTGACAGAACCAAATAAGTTCAGAGCAGAGATTTTCATTTTGTCCTCAAACACCCTGGTTGTGCCTTTGTGATCTAGTTATGTTTACAAAAACATTGCTCTAGGTTACCACTAACAACATTAAATTAAACTCTCCCACGCCCTCAATTTATAATCTATATGTTACTGGCAAAACTAGGTTACTTATAATTCCTCTCCGTATACAGTCCTCACTTGAGCCAACTTTTGTAGTTAAGCCAACATCAAAATTGACCCCCAGAATCATTAAAGCAGTTAGCATAGATCAGTGCTACATCCCTTGATTCATGCAGTTTATGGCTCTAATACTACATTCAGAAGACACAGCAACCTCGCTACCTGTTCCCTGATTCCAGAGAGAAACAGGAGTGAAGGACGATTGGTGAAGTCAACATTTGGAAGACTCCAGCTACTGATAAATaactcattttttcccctccatgaAAGGATCTCAACCATGCCACTATACAGTACTGGTAtagtttttgcatttaaaacagtAATCACATCGAGTGAGCACACAAATACAGAATGCTATCAATTAGATAAGGAAATACTTAGCATCACAgttaaatgcaaggtggaacaaattCTTTAGCATAACCAGTCTGCTCCACCTTGCAATTAGCTGTGATGCTcggagtaccttttccagacctgaagaagaactctgtctcaaaaacttctctctctcttgcccacagaagttggtgcaataaaaaaaaattacctcacccaccttgtctctctaatgtcctgagacctacacagctacaactacactgcacatGCTCAGCAAAGGGAGCTTTAAACTCAGTACAGTTGTTCTGAAGTCAAGAATGTACAACTACATTCAAACATCTACCCTGGTGCAAGAGAACCAGATGACTGAAGAAAAAGCCCAGCTAGTAAGTTAGAAATTAGTATTTAGTTACACAATTAGCAATAAGGCAAAAATGCAATGAATGTTACCAGCATCTTTTGAAGAATCATCTATCCCCATATTCTTGCTTAGGTATAGCAGTGATCAAAAGAAATCACTCTTGAATATTAATACCTTTGCCATAATGtttaacctccctccccccacaaattaGTGTTTTACATAGGAGTTTTCATAACAATTGACCCTTTAATTTTCTAATTAGTGTGACCTTAAGATTTAAAGCATTAGGGAAAGAATTTCATATTTTACTACTAGACCAGGAACAATTTTGTAACAGATTGACTATGCATGACGAGGAAGTCAGAGAGGACAACACGAACAGGAACTAAGTGACAAGTAAAAGTCTTAGGAAAACACTTTACgttataagatttttaaaaaaagattaagatTGGTGATCAGTTTATCAGTCACTTATTTTAACAGACTACATTTCAGGGACTAGGAGACCTATCAGCTTTCAATTACTctctttaaaacaattttttaaaaggagtaTTGATTTAAAAAGAACACCATTGTATTATTTTGCATCTGTACATCAAATGATAATGAAAACCACTGAAGCTATTTCTATACACCAAAACAGTAAGTCCATCTATGGAACAGCTGAAAGATGACACATTTGGTGAGTCTCTAAGTGCCTCTCCATAATGGAAACTTCAAAGGAGTTCTACATCTGTCAGAGGAATACATCTGTGGAAGgaatacattttccaaaaaccaaataaaaattctCCTAACAAGTATTCTTTGTGAAATACACAAAAGCTACTGCTTTATATATATTCAAAAATGTGCACTGGGAAAGAACTGTATGCACaatggattatttttaaaatagggacACGGTGATGTAAGCCTTATAAAGCAAtttcaaaaaaatccaaaaaaggGACAAAATATAGAAAGTTACCTGAATTGAAGGTGCTGATTCTTGCCGACTGACAGCTCCCTCTAAAGATGCCAACGCAACACCGTCAGTCTGATGGGTCACTGGGCTGCCAATACTAAGAGATGGATCTGTCCTATGTGACTGCCATGTCTCTTTTCTATAATGAGATTCAGCAGCTTGTTCATCTCCAAAAGCAGCCCAACAACAGCTTTCTTTCTGTTCATCTTCAAAAGCATTCCATTCTGCAGCTTCGTTACAACCAGCTGAACTAAAGTCTGCAAAGTCGTCAGAGTCCTGAATAGCACTGCACTCATCTTGAGGTTTTGGCACTGAATCAAACTCTCCAAATTCACTATTCTCTCCGTTTTCCAACTCAgcaagaggtgggacttccaaGTCAGAAAGCATATTGGTAGCTCTATATTCTAATGTCTGATTTAGTTCAGAGTGACCTAACCTTTGTTTGTCAACAGTTAACACAATACTTATATCCCTAAAATCACCAAATTCACCACTTGGCTCACTGAAGCGTGCAGATTGTTCAGAAGATTCTTCTAAACTTAAATCATTCACTGACTCTTGAGTATCGCTAATAAAAGCGGGAGATGCACCACTGACTGTGCaaaaatcattttcatttgtATCACTACAAGACAGAAATTCAATGCTACTTTCACCATTCTTTACATCTTCAGAATCACCCAAATCAGTTTCTTCTGCAGGATCAGTGGTGGGGTTTTGAATTTTAGTAAAGTTGATACTTTCTGTTTCTGAAGAATCATTAGCCCTAGAAAAATCAACTTCTTTGCTGTTCCCAATGTCACAATATTTTCGCCTTCCagtgttttctgcattttcagtaGTGCCTATTGAAATTTCCGTTGTTTGAGGTGTGCTACAAATGAAGTCATTATGTTCCAGTGCTGTAGGGTCTTGCTCACAATTACTACCGACTTCATCATCTACTAAACTGGTTTCTGAAATGCAAGCCTGCTCATCTTCAGTGTAAGTCTCTCCTTCATATTCATAGCTTCTATCTGAAGACACTTCCTTTGTAATACTTTGTTGAGCCACTCTATTTATTATATGGTTTTCCTGTACATTCAGTGCTTCTGTTTCATTAAAAACTTTGCATATTTTATGTCCTGGTTCTTCTAAATGGATTGTTTCATTGTTTGAGAATGCAGCAaaatctgcaaaatcctcagctggGCTAGGCAAAGAGTCTAAACTTAACTCAGTGCTATGAGTGCTAGTAGTTTTTAGTCCCTTTGAGTCACTGACGCTGTCCAGATCTTCTATTCCCTGAGGATTTACAGAATCCAGTGCTGCAAAACCATTTGTTAGAATCTCTAGACATGGGAGTTTCTCACCATTACAAGTGTCTATTTGCTGGTCCTGGCCTGTAACTTTCATATCAGTTCTAATGCCTTCAGAGGAGAAACCCTCTGCTTTCCCAATGTTCTCTTTTTGTTCCCCTATTCTCTTTAGATCTTCCAGATTTACATCAAAGGAAGTACCTGAAGTTCTagatttacatttttctttgctGGTATTAGTTGATATATCAGAGAGTTCTTTAGCAGGTTTAGGAAGTTCTGCAGTGCAGTCTTTAACTTTACCATTTTTAACAGAGTTAAAAGTTGCAAGGCTATCTCCATTGTCAGAGTAATCATGAATTGGCATAAAATGGTTTGTGGGTATAAATTCCTCCTTTGAATTACTGTAGTCTGGTGCATCAAAATCAGCAAAACCTACGCCAGAAGTGCCAACACCAGAGAATCCACCAAATTCCCcaaattcatcatcatcatcatcagcgCCATTGTCAAGTGGTGGAGGGGAAGAAGAGTACATCCGAATTATGTCTGGTTCCATTGTTTAATTCCTTTTAGAAGAAGGTTAATTTATATCTACAGAGGAAAAACAGACATCATTACTTTTCTGACATATAAAAAACTGCAATTTATTATGCAGTTTTACAGTTATACTGTAAAAAA from Lepidochelys kempii isolate rLepKem1 chromosome 3, rLepKem1.hap2, whole genome shotgun sequence encodes the following:
- the AFTPH gene encoding aftiphilin isoform X1, which codes for MEPDIIRMYSSSPPPLDNGADDDDDEFGEFGGFSGVGTSGVGFADFDAPDYSNSKEEFIPTNHFMPIHDYSDNGDSLATFNSVKNGKVKDCTAELPKPAKELSDISTNTSKEKCKSRTSGTSFDVNLEDLKRIGEQKENIGKAEGFSSEGIRTDMKVTGQDQQIDTCNGEKLPCLEILTNGFAALDSVNPQGIEDLDSVSDSKGLKTTSTHSTELSLDSLPSPAEDFADFAAFSNNETIHLEEPGHKICKVFNETEALNVQENHIINRVAQQSITKEVSSDRSYEYEGETYTEDEQACISETSLVDDEVGSNCEQDPTALEHNDFICSTPQTTEISIGTTENAENTGRRKYCDIGNSKEVDFSRANDSSETESINFTKIQNPTTDPAEETDLGDSEDVKNGESSIEFLSCSDTNENDFCTVSGASPAFISDTQESVNDLSLEESSEQSARFSEPSGEFGDFRDISIVLTVDKQRLGHSELNQTLEYRATNMLSDLEVPPLAELENGENSEFGEFDSVPKPQDECSAIQDSDDFADFSSAGCNEAAEWNAFEDEQKESCCWAAFGDEQAAESHYRKETWQSHRTDPSLSIGSPVTHQTDGVALASLEGAVSRQESAPSIQTTLLSRLERMFEVCFPSIPVLETEEEIISLSLFLEASNKQMRTGETSANSGELMEVWTELQDIHDSYGLRYQWGGSHSNKKLLCSLGIDTRNILFTGNKKQPVIVPMYAAGLGMLEPTKEPLKPISAAEKIASIGQTTPVSPEMSTCTSDQFQESLPPVQFDWSSSGLTNPLDASGGSTLLNLDFFGPVDDSSSSSTTTMPGVDPELYELTTSKLETSNASSKVTDAFARLMSTVEKASTSTRKPKKEEHLSEEAAKVISSLPDLTFMHAKVLMFPATLTPSTRCQEKVD
- the AFTPH gene encoding aftiphilin isoform X2, with product MEPDIIRMYSSSPPPLDNGADDDDDEFGEFGGFSGVGTSGVGFADFDAPDYSNSKEEFIPTNHFMPIHDYSDNGDSLATFNSVKNGKVKDCTAELPKPAKELSDISTNTSKEKCKSRTSGTSFDVNLEDLKRIGEQKENIGKAEGFSSEGIRTDMKVTGQDQQIDTCNGEKLPCLEILTNGFAALDSVNPQGIEDLDSVSDSKGLKTTSTHSTELSLDSLPSPAEDFADFAAFSNNETIHLEEPGHKICKVFNETEALNVQENHIINRVAQQSITKEVSSDRSYEYEGETYTEDEQACISETSLVDDEVGSNCEQDPTALEHNDFICSTPQTTEISIGTTENAENTGRRKYCDIGNSKEVDFSRANDSSETESINFTKIQNPTTDPAEETDLGDSEDVKNGESSIEFLSCSDTNENDFCTVSGASPAFISDTQESVNDLSLEESSEQSARFSEPSGEFGDFRDISIVLTVDKQRLGHSELNQTLEYRATNMLSDLEVPPLAELENGENSEFGEFDSVPKPQDECSAIQDSDDFADFSSAGCNEAAEWNAFEDEQKESCCWAAFGDEQAAESHYRKETWQSHRTDPSLSIGSPVTHQTDGVALASLEGAVSRQESAPSIQTTLLSRLERMFEVCFPSIPVLETEEEIISLSLFLEASNKQMRTGETSANSGELMEVWTELQDIHDSYGLRYQWGGSHSNKKLLCSLGIDTRNILFTGNKKQPVIVPMYAAGLGMLEPTKEPLKPISAAEKIASIGQTTPVSPEMSTCTSDQFQESLPPVQFDWSSSGLTNPLDGVDPELYELTTSKLETSNASSKVTDAFARLMSTVEKASTSTRKPKKEEHLSEEAAKVISSLPDLTFMHAKVLMFPATLTPSTRCQEKVD